A window from Mycobacterium saskatchewanense encodes these proteins:
- a CDS encoding LLM class F420-dependent oxidoreductase produces MQFGLCYFPTHYGMAPGELAAAAEERGFESLLFCEHTHIPVSRKSPYPGGGELPKMYAHTYDPFVACTAAAAATRRLKVGTGVCLVVERDPITTAKEVASVDRLSGGRFLFGVGAGWNREEMANHGTDARVRMSILRERVEAMRSIWTAEEAEYHGDYVNFDPIWSYPKPIQSPLPVLVGGMGPTVEDRIIDFGDGWLAQDVTSENLDAFRDRVAKLQRRVTEAGRDAVEISLFAASSKQEMIERYAAAGVDRCLFLLPDGDDSEVTGKLDRLAERVF; encoded by the coding sequence ATGCAATTCGGCCTGTGCTACTTCCCCACCCACTACGGCATGGCGCCGGGTGAGCTCGCGGCGGCCGCGGAGGAACGCGGCTTCGAGTCCCTGCTGTTCTGCGAGCACACCCACATCCCGGTGAGCAGGAAGTCCCCCTATCCCGGCGGCGGTGAGCTGCCGAAGATGTACGCGCACACCTACGACCCGTTTGTGGCGTGCACCGCTGCCGCTGCCGCGACCCGCCGCCTGAAGGTCGGCACGGGAGTTTGTCTCGTCGTGGAGCGCGACCCCATCACGACGGCGAAGGAAGTGGCCAGCGTGGACCGCCTCTCGGGTGGGAGGTTTCTGTTCGGGGTGGGGGCCGGATGGAACCGCGAGGAGATGGCCAATCACGGCACCGATGCGCGCGTTCGCATGTCCATACTTCGTGAGCGCGTCGAGGCCATGCGATCGATCTGGACCGCCGAGGAAGCCGAATACCACGGCGACTACGTGAACTTCGACCCAATCTGGTCCTATCCCAAGCCGATCCAGTCGCCGCTGCCGGTCCTGGTCGGCGGGATGGGGCCGACCGTGGAGGACCGCATTATCGACTTCGGGGACGGATGGCTCGCCCAGGACGTCACCAGCGAAAACCTTGACGCCTTCCGCGACCGGGTGGCCAAGCTGCAGCGGCGCGTCACAGAGGCAGGGCGTGACGCCGTCGAGATCAGCCTGTTTGCCGCGTCGTCGAAGCAGGAGATGATCGAGCGATATGCGGCAGCGGGCGTCGACCGGTGCCTGTTCCTCTTGCCCGACGGTGACGACTCGGAGGTCACCGGGAAGCTGGACAGGCTGGCGGAGCGGGTCTTCTGA
- a CDS encoding FAD-binding oxidoreductase gives MAREISRQTFLRGAAGALAAGALIGSGRVGSVRATAAPNTSGWEGLSSALGGKVVLPGSPQFGSAKQVFNTNYNGLTPAAVVTPTSPADVQKAMAFAAAHNLKVAPRSGGHSYVGASTANGSMVIDLRQLPGDVKYDASTGYVTVAPATSLYEMHQTLAAAGRGIPTGTCPSVGAAGHALGGGLGAQSRHAGLLCDQLTSATVVLPGGQAVTASPASNPDLFWALRGGGGGNFGVTTSLTFATFPTQDVDVVNLNFPPQSFAQVLVGWQNWLRTADRNSWALADNTVDGFGTHPRILATCPVGSASKVGNAIVSAVGVQPTGTENHTFNYLDLVRYLAVNNLNPSPLGYVGGSDVITTLNAGAAQGIAAAVEAFPRGAGRMLAIMHALDGALASVAPSATAFPWRQQSSLVQWYVETNDPSAATNWLSTAHRAVQPYSAGGYVNYIEANQPAARYFGPNLARLTAVRQKYDPGRVMFSSLNF, from the coding sequence TTGGCGCGTGAGATCTCGCGCCAGACGTTCCTGCGCGGCGCCGCCGGGGCGTTGGCCGCCGGCGCACTGATCGGGTCGGGCCGAGTCGGCTCGGTACGGGCCACCGCGGCCCCCAATACGTCCGGGTGGGAGGGTCTGTCCAGCGCCCTCGGCGGGAAGGTGGTGCTCCCGGGCAGTCCCCAATTCGGCTCGGCCAAGCAGGTTTTCAACACCAACTACAACGGTCTCACACCGGCGGCAGTCGTCACGCCGACTTCGCCGGCCGACGTGCAGAAGGCGATGGCGTTCGCCGCGGCGCACAACCTCAAGGTCGCGCCGCGCAGTGGCGGGCATTCGTACGTGGGGGCGTCTACGGCCAACGGCAGCATGGTGATCGACTTGCGTCAGCTGCCCGGGGACGTCAAGTACGACGCGTCCACCGGGTATGTCACGGTGGCCCCCGCGACCAGTCTGTATGAGATGCACCAAACGCTGGCCGCGGCCGGCCGGGGGATCCCGACGGGCACCTGCCCGTCGGTCGGCGCCGCGGGGCACGCGCTGGGCGGCGGCCTGGGCGCCCAGTCCCGTCACGCGGGCCTGCTCTGTGACCAACTGACGTCGGCGACGGTCGTGCTGCCCGGCGGCCAGGCGGTCACCGCGTCCCCCGCGAGTAATCCCGACCTGTTCTGGGCGCTGCGCGGCGGCGGGGGCGGCAACTTCGGCGTGACGACCTCTCTGACGTTCGCGACGTTCCCCACCCAGGACGTCGACGTCGTAAACCTCAACTTCCCGCCGCAGTCGTTCGCGCAGGTGCTGGTCGGCTGGCAGAACTGGCTACGTACCGCCGACCGGAACAGCTGGGCGCTGGCGGACAACACCGTCGATGGGTTCGGCACGCACCCTCGTATCCTCGCGACGTGCCCGGTCGGGTCGGCGAGCAAGGTGGGCAACGCCATCGTGTCGGCCGTCGGGGTGCAACCGACCGGGACCGAGAATCACACGTTCAACTATTTGGATCTGGTGCGGTATCTGGCCGTCAACAATCTCAACCCGTCACCGCTCGGATACGTCGGCGGCTCGGACGTGATCACCACCCTCAATGCGGGCGCGGCCCAGGGAATCGCCGCGGCGGTCGAGGCCTTCCCCCGGGGAGCGGGCCGCATGCTGGCGATCATGCACGCGCTCGACGGCGCCCTGGCGAGTGTGGCGCCGAGCGCCACCGCCTTCCCGTGGCGCCAGCAGTCGTCGCTGGTGCAGTGGTACGTCGAAACGAATGATCCGTCGGCGGCCACCAACTGGCTGAGCACGGCACACCGAGCCGTGCAACCCTATTCGGCCGGCGGCTACGTCAATTACATCGAGGCCAACCAACCGGCGGCACGCTACTTCGGGCCGAACTTGGCTCGGCTGACGGCCGTGCGGCAGAAGTACGATCCGGGCCGCGTCATGTTCTCGAGTCTGAACTTCTGA
- a CDS encoding HugZ family pyridoxamine 5'-phosphate oxidase, with translation MVIRDHGDPGDAPSAPPPLRPPSSGARPSAAEQARTIAAAANAATLASLTAEGDPWASLVAYGLLDGTAVLCVSSLAEHGRNLAGDPRASLSIVAAATGADPLACSRITLAGKVVRPSDIELDAARAAYLSAVPAARFYLDFSDFSLWLLRVERVRWVGGYGRMDSASGEQYAGAAPDPIAPAAARATAHLNADHADALAAMARAFGGYPDTDTAVCSGIDRYGLDLRVHTPRGVAYTRVGFPAPLVSADQLRSATADLARGAASSWTPTA, from the coding sequence GTGGTGATTCGTGACCATGGCGACCCTGGGGATGCGCCCTCCGCGCCGCCGCCGCTTCGGCCGCCGAGTTCGGGCGCGCGCCCGTCCGCGGCGGAGCAGGCCCGCACGATCGCGGCCGCCGCGAACGCCGCCACGCTCGCGTCGCTGACTGCCGAAGGCGACCCGTGGGCGTCGTTGGTGGCTTATGGGCTGCTCGACGGGACGGCGGTGCTGTGCGTGTCCAGCCTGGCCGAGCACGGCCGCAACCTGGCGGGCGATCCGAGGGCCAGTCTGTCCATCGTGGCGGCGGCCACCGGAGCCGACCCGCTGGCCTGCAGCCGAATCACCCTGGCCGGCAAGGTCGTTCGGCCCTCGGACATCGAACTGGACGCCGCCCGGGCGGCCTACCTGAGCGCGGTGCCCGCTGCCCGTTTCTACCTGGACTTCAGCGACTTCAGCCTGTGGCTGCTGCGGGTCGAGCGGGTGCGCTGGGTGGGCGGGTACGGCCGGATGGACTCGGCCTCCGGTGAACAGTACGCCGGGGCGGCGCCGGATCCGATCGCACCGGCCGCCGCTCGGGCGACGGCCCACCTCAACGCCGACCACGCCGACGCGCTCGCGGCGATGGCCCGGGCGTTCGGCGGCTACCCCGACACCGACACCGCAGTCTGCTCTGGCATCGACCGCTACGGCCTCGACCTGCGGGTGCACACGCCGCGCGGCGTGGCCTATACCCGCGTCGGATTCCCGGCGCCGCTCGTTTCCGCCGACCAATTGCGTTCCGCCACAGCGGACTTGGCCCGAGGCGCCGCGTCGTCCTGGACGCCGACGGCGTGA
- a CDS encoding NlpC/P60 family protein, with translation MLWGATSAIGIGVPGLSRADGGGLSYPFSCSWGSLTGDFAGRDELPQSQEPPDTWYRTDAQGHYQNGGWGPRADALPAPDVPQNAGCDSAIWKRERILAVAMRYIYSPDNPLGLQYRHHHIPGWQPPTSTYAGVSGENPDTDAPQGLAAWDPGPGLDCSNFTAWVYNYGLGIKFGGDVHRQADGTAGPMGTRISADGPFEPGDVVYLHPKGNASLASHVVIYIDDAHIIDSRVSAQNRVGVQVRDRTGWYRTAVLGAWRPIG, from the coding sequence ATGCTTTGGGGAGCGACTTCGGCGATAGGCATCGGCGTGCCTGGGTTGTCCCGCGCCGACGGCGGCGGGCTGTCCTACCCCTTCTCGTGCAGCTGGGGCTCGCTGACGGGGGATTTCGCCGGCCGTGACGAGTTGCCGCAAAGCCAAGAGCCGCCGGACACCTGGTACCGCACGGACGCCCAGGGGCACTACCAAAACGGAGGATGGGGGCCGCGGGCGGACGCCCTCCCCGCGCCGGACGTCCCCCAAAACGCGGGCTGTGATTCCGCCATCTGGAAGCGGGAACGCATCCTCGCGGTGGCCATGCGCTACATCTATTCGCCGGACAACCCGCTGGGCCTGCAATACCGCCACCACCACATCCCGGGTTGGCAGCCGCCTACCTCGACCTACGCGGGTGTTTCTGGAGAGAATCCCGACACCGACGCGCCGCAGGGATTGGCCGCCTGGGATCCTGGGCCAGGTTTGGACTGCTCCAACTTCACTGCGTGGGTCTACAACTACGGTCTGGGCATCAAGTTCGGCGGCGACGTCCATCGACAGGCGGACGGCACCGCGGGCCCGATGGGAACCCGCATCTCAGCAGACGGACCATTCGAGCCCGGCGACGTTGTCTACCTGCATCCCAAGGGGAATGCGAGCCTGGCGTCCCACGTGGTCATCTACATCGACGACGCACACATCATCGACAGTCGGGTCAGCGCCCAAAATCGTGTCGGGGTCCAGGTCCGCGATCGGACCGGCTGGTACCGGACCGCCGTGCTGGGGGCATGGCGGCCGATCGGCTGA
- a CDS encoding TetR/AcrR family transcriptional regulator, translating into MVFDRTVAGTQPHRGNRHGRSEAAREAILRAADDLLVEKGFAGVTVEGIARAAGVAKQTVYRWWNSKTDVLMDAFLEDAAADLEPPDTGSLESDLRTHVRDTIRFLTTDDAGAVYRALVGQAQHDEELARTFRARYLHDQQVRDQKPFVRAVARGELSPETDVASLAEWLMGPVHYRVLVTGEPVDDAFADRIVDSALLVCTRWPTPQHSRRAKPSPA; encoded by the coding sequence GTGGTGTTTGATCGAACTGTGGCAGGTACCCAACCGCATCGCGGCAACCGGCACGGGCGCAGTGAGGCCGCGCGAGAGGCCATCCTGCGCGCCGCCGACGATTTACTCGTTGAAAAGGGGTTCGCGGGCGTCACGGTCGAGGGGATCGCCAGGGCCGCCGGGGTTGCAAAACAAACGGTCTACCGCTGGTGGAACTCCAAGACCGACGTGCTCATGGACGCCTTCCTCGAGGACGCGGCCGCCGACCTGGAGCCGCCCGACACCGGCAGCCTCGAGTCCGATCTGCGCACACACGTGCGCGACACCATCCGATTTCTGACTACTGACGACGCCGGTGCCGTCTATCGCGCGCTGGTGGGGCAAGCGCAGCACGATGAGGAGCTTGCCCGGACGTTTCGGGCCCGCTACTTGCACGACCAGCAGGTCCGGGACCAAAAACCGTTTGTCCGTGCGGTCGCCCGCGGTGAGCTGTCGCCCGAAACCGATGTGGCCTCGCTGGCCGAGTGGCTGATGGGCCCGGTTCACTATCGGGTCCTCGTGACGGGTGAACCGGTGGACGACGCCTTTGCCGATCGCATTGTCGACAGCGCCCTCTTGGTGTGCACTCGCTGGCCAACTCCGCAGCACTCGCGGCGCGCGAAGCCGAGCCCGGCCTAG
- a CDS encoding O-methyltransferase codes for MTSTLTQPEYASIIDRLFADARLDAERRQGVSPRDYPVEERADACQDYYLSVAPESGRLLYSLVRAVKPTTIVEYGMSYGISTLHLAAAVRDNGKGHIITTEMSSRKLAAARATFAEAGVSDLITILEGDARTTLETVRGPVEFLLLDGWPDLDLTVLKILEPVLEPGSLILGDNVNLDPDHAYLDYVRAPQNGYVSTPVPLDKGLELTVRM; via the coding sequence ATGACCTCTACCTTGACCCAACCGGAATACGCCTCGATCATCGATCGGCTGTTTGCCGATGCACGCCTGGACGCCGAACGGCGACAAGGAGTTTCGCCGCGCGACTATCCCGTAGAAGAACGCGCCGACGCGTGCCAGGACTATTACCTCTCCGTGGCCCCCGAATCAGGCCGGCTGCTGTACAGCCTCGTTCGCGCGGTCAAACCGACGACGATCGTCGAATACGGCATGTCGTACGGGATTTCGACCCTGCACCTGGCGGCTGCGGTCCGCGACAACGGCAAAGGGCACATCATCACCACCGAGATGAGCTCCCGCAAGCTGGCGGCGGCACGCGCCACGTTCGCCGAGGCGGGAGTCTCGGACTTGATCACCATCCTCGAAGGCGACGCCCGCACGACCCTCGAGACGGTCCGCGGGCCGGTGGAGTTCTTGCTTCTCGACGGCTGGCCCGACCTCGACCTGACGGTGCTGAAGATTCTCGAACCCGTACTCGAGCCCGGCTCGCTCATCCTCGGCGACAACGTCAACCTGGACCCGGATCACGCCTACCTCGATTACGTCCGCGCCCCGCAGAACGGCTATGTCAGCACTCCGGTGCCCCTCGACAAGGGCCTGGAGCTCACCGTCCGGATGTAG
- a CDS encoding FKBP-type peptidyl-prolyl cis-trans isomerase — protein sequence MFRTYPTVALTACVAATVCTLATSGTAAAAGSCPTAAPPAGGSPEWTLAGTTGSIGVTGSTDTTAPRVNVTTPFSVTQTQVHTLRAGDGPVVPATARVSVCYMGVNGRDGSVFDSSYDRGAPVDFPLNGVVPGFQKAIAGQTVGSTVAVAMTSADGYPDGQPSAGIRPGDSLVFAIKILSASS from the coding sequence TTGTTCCGGACGTATCCCACCGTCGCGCTCACCGCCTGTGTCGCAGCAACCGTTTGCACGCTCGCCACCTCGGGCACGGCGGCTGCGGCCGGCTCATGCCCCACCGCGGCGCCGCCCGCCGGCGGGTCGCCCGAGTGGACGCTGGCCGGGACCACCGGCAGCATCGGCGTCACCGGGTCCACGGACACCACGGCGCCGCGGGTGAACGTGACGACACCGTTCAGTGTCACCCAGACGCAGGTGCACACCCTGCGCGCCGGAGACGGCCCGGTGGTCCCGGCGACCGCCAGGGTCTCCGTCTGCTACATGGGCGTCAACGGGCGTGACGGATCGGTGTTCGACAGCAGCTACGACCGCGGCGCCCCGGTCGACTTCCCACTCAACGGCGTCGTGCCGGGCTTCCAGAAGGCGATCGCGGGGCAAACCGTCGGGTCCACAGTCGCGGTCGCGATGACGTCCGCGGACGGTTACCCCGACGGTCAGCCAAGCGCCGGAATCCGGCCGGGCGACTCGCTCGTCTTCGCGATCAAGATCCTCAGCGCATCGAGTTGA
- a CDS encoding serine hydrolase domain-containing protein, producing MDGEPGRAPAGITLGNWLSPPYSHWSFQHVEDFVRTARISRGTAPVAEMPAAPAPLAEVPVTNTNGTSTTVGEVMAATVTDGWAVAHRGSMVAEEYLGGMGPHTRHLLFSVSKSLVACVVGALHEAGAIEVDAPVTAYVPALADCGYAGATVRHLLDMRSGIAFSEDYEDPDAQIHLLDQAMGWAPRSRPDAPATLREFLLTLRQKSAHGGPFEYRSCETDVLGWVCEVAGAQRMPDLMSELLWSRIGAQDDATIGVDTEGTGMFNGGISACLTDMVRFGSLFLQDGVSLTGHQVIPEAWLADTLDGGPDSREAFAACPEDTELPGGMYRNQMWFPYPGSDIVLCLGMCGQMIYINRAAEMVAAKVSAQPHSQEPHMLDTLRAFDSVASELVGITR from the coding sequence ATCGACGGCGAGCCCGGTCGCGCGCCGGCCGGCATCACACTGGGCAACTGGCTGTCGCCGCCCTATTCGCACTGGTCTTTTCAGCACGTCGAGGACTTCGTGCGCACGGCGCGGATCTCCCGCGGGACCGCCCCGGTCGCGGAGATGCCCGCGGCACCCGCTCCCCTGGCCGAGGTACCGGTGACCAACACCAACGGCACGTCCACCACCGTCGGCGAGGTGATGGCCGCCACCGTCACCGACGGCTGGGCCGTCGCCCATCGCGGGTCGATGGTCGCCGAGGAATACCTCGGCGGCATGGGCCCCCACACCCGGCACCTGCTGTTCTCAGTGAGCAAGTCGCTGGTGGCATGCGTCGTCGGCGCGTTGCACGAGGCCGGTGCGATCGAGGTCGACGCGCCGGTCACGGCATACGTTCCCGCCCTGGCTGATTGCGGCTATGCCGGCGCAACGGTGCGCCATCTGCTGGACATGAGGTCGGGTATCGCCTTCTCCGAGGACTACGAGGATCCCGACGCGCAGATACACCTCCTCGACCAGGCGATGGGGTGGGCACCGAGGAGCCGTCCGGATGCCCCCGCCACACTGCGGGAGTTCCTGTTGACCTTGCGGCAGAAGTCGGCGCACGGCGGGCCCTTCGAATACCGTTCGTGCGAAACCGACGTCCTCGGCTGGGTCTGCGAGGTCGCCGGGGCGCAGCGGATGCCCGACCTGATGTCCGAGTTGCTGTGGAGCCGCATCGGCGCCCAAGACGACGCAACCATCGGCGTCGACACGGAAGGCACCGGGATGTTCAACGGCGGAATCAGCGCCTGCCTCACCGATATGGTTCGGTTCGGGTCGCTGTTCTTGCAGGACGGCGTCTCGCTGACGGGGCACCAAGTGATTCCGGAAGCGTGGCTTGCGGATACCCTTGACGGCGGCCCCGATTCGCGTGAGGCGTTCGCCGCCTGCCCCGAGGACACCGAACTGCCCGGCGGGATGTACCGCAACCAAATGTGGTTCCCCTACCCCGGCAGCGACATCGTGTTATGCCTGGGTATGTGCGGTCAGATGATCTACATCAACCGCGCCGCCGAAATGGTGGCCGCCAAGGTGTCCGCCCAGCCGCACTCTCAGGAGCCGCACATGTTGGACACGCTGCGCGCATTCGATTCGGTGGCAAGCGAGTTGGTTGGAATCACCAGGTAG
- a CDS encoding biotin carboxylase: MASDPHRPLNGLSDIRAFFHTNKVPLYFISPTPFNLLGVDRWIQNFFYLTYFDAFEGTHSRVFVPRRRDRRDFDSMDEVCSHLLSDPETLDFIGGKGPGGKCCFVMMNEEIQALARSAGLEVMHPPIELRQRLGSKIVMTRLANDAGIPSVPNTIGRAGSYDELLTLAQDAGLGDDLVISIAYGNAGSGTFFVHGQRDWDQHAGDLVGQDLKVMKRIRNVEVCLEGAVTRHGTVVGPAMTSLVGYSELTPSRGSWCGNDIWHEVLPPAQTHAAREMVTKLGDVMRREGYLGYFEVDLLHDLDSDELYLGEVNPRLSGASPMTNLTTEAYADMPLFLFHLLEYMDVEYELDIDEINARWERGYGEDEVWGQVIITETSPDIEIFTSTPRTGVWRIDDDGRVSFSRTANDWATLLDGSEAFYMRVAAPGDLRSEGAQLGVLVTRGHLQTDDYRLSDRCQRWVKGMRAKFTSTPLTPASPIVSRLVARA; the protein is encoded by the coding sequence ATGGCGTCCGACCCGCATCGCCCGCTGAACGGCCTATCGGACATCCGCGCGTTCTTCCACACCAACAAGGTGCCGCTGTACTTCATCTCGCCGACGCCGTTCAACCTGCTAGGCGTTGACCGCTGGATACAAAATTTTTTCTACCTGACCTATTTCGACGCTTTTGAGGGCACACATTCGCGCGTGTTCGTGCCGCGGCGGCGCGACCGCCGTGATTTCGACTCCATGGACGAGGTGTGCAGCCACCTCCTGTCCGATCCCGAGACGCTCGACTTCATCGGGGGTAAAGGCCCCGGGGGCAAGTGCTGCTTTGTGATGATGAATGAGGAAATCCAGGCCCTGGCGCGGTCGGCGGGCCTCGAGGTCATGCATCCGCCGATCGAGCTGCGCCAGCGCCTGGGCTCCAAGATCGTCATGACGCGCCTGGCCAACGACGCGGGTATCCCGAGCGTGCCCAACACGATCGGACGGGCCGGCTCCTACGACGAATTGCTGACGCTCGCGCAAGACGCCGGCTTGGGCGATGATCTCGTCATCTCGATCGCTTACGGCAACGCCGGCAGCGGGACGTTCTTTGTGCATGGTCAGCGCGACTGGGACCAGCACGCCGGTGACCTGGTCGGGCAGGATCTCAAAGTCATGAAACGCATCCGCAATGTCGAGGTGTGCCTCGAGGGTGCCGTCACCCGCCACGGCACTGTGGTCGGTCCCGCGATGACGAGTCTCGTCGGGTATTCAGAGCTGACGCCGAGCCGGGGCAGCTGGTGTGGCAACGACATCTGGCACGAGGTGCTGCCGCCCGCCCAGACCCACGCCGCGCGCGAAATGGTGACAAAGCTGGGCGACGTCATGCGCCGTGAGGGATACCTCGGCTACTTCGAGGTGGACCTTCTGCATGACCTCGACTCGGACGAGCTCTACCTGGGCGAGGTGAATCCGCGCCTGAGTGGAGCCAGCCCGATGACGAACTTGACCACCGAGGCGTACGCCGACATGCCGCTGTTCCTCTTTCACCTGCTCGAGTACATGGACGTGGAATACGAGCTCGACATCGACGAGATCAACGCGCGCTGGGAGCGAGGGTATGGCGAGGACGAGGTCTGGGGCCAGGTGATCATCACGGAGACGTCGCCGGATATCGAGATCTTCACCTCGACGCCGCGCACCGGTGTGTGGCGCATCGACGACGACGGGCGGGTCTCCTTTTCGCGGACCGCCAATGACTGGGCAACCCTGCTCGACGGTTCCGAGGCGTTCTACATGAGGGTCGCGGCGCCCGGCGACTTGCGCTCCGAGGGCGCTCAACTCGGCGTGCTCGTCACCCGTGGACACCTGCAGACCGACGACTATCGGCTGAGCGACCGCTGCCAGCGCTGGGTCAAGGGTATGAGGGCGAAGTTCACCTCAACGCCCCTGACGCCCGCCTCGCCGATCGTCTCTCGGCTCGTCGCACGCGCGTGA
- a CDS encoding TetR-like C-terminal domain-containing protein, producing MWTPGERPGRFVAVTSGLPGAELRGAQWASVLPLIIDAAERDPEVARVEAALHTELMSPFVAVVERAQRRGELPPGRPPAEIVASLVGPLFYRRWFSKEPVDDEFVTRLLETVTGGEN from the coding sequence ATGTGGACACCTGGTGAACGCCCCGGCCGATTCGTCGCGGTGACATCAGGTCTTCCAGGCGCGGAACTTCGGGGCGCCCAATGGGCTTCGGTCCTGCCGTTGATCATCGATGCCGCCGAACGCGACCCGGAAGTGGCCCGTGTGGAAGCCGCGCTCCACACGGAGTTGATGTCCCCCTTCGTCGCCGTGGTCGAACGCGCGCAACGACGCGGTGAACTGCCCCCCGGCCGGCCCCCCGCCGAGATCGTCGCCAGCCTCGTTGGCCCGCTCTTCTATCGGCGCTGGTTTTCCAAGGAACCGGTGGACGACGAGTTCGTGACGCGCCTCCTGGAGACGGTCACCGGCGGCGAGAACTGA
- a CDS encoding TetR-like C-terminal domain-containing protein, which produces MAIEDRRERERAARRRLIVTTARKLAEDEGWDAVTTRRLSTQIEYSQPVLYKHFTGMEQIADAVALDGFGELAEAIRAARSDGDASDDSLSRIARAYLDFARDNPAVYDAMFTRATGLRFAAQDTPPELTAAFGELHQAVRLVADGRDADTLTEVFWAALHGLVTLSRTGRLRPGYDSERLELLVKQITGGRRATRAAKR; this is translated from the coding sequence ATGGCAATTGAGGATCGTCGCGAGCGCGAGCGAGCCGCCAGGCGGCGGCTGATCGTCACCACGGCGCGCAAATTAGCCGAGGACGAGGGTTGGGATGCCGTCACCACCCGCCGGTTGTCCACGCAGATCGAATACAGCCAGCCTGTGCTGTACAAGCACTTCACCGGCATGGAGCAGATCGCTGACGCTGTCGCCCTTGATGGCTTCGGCGAGCTCGCGGAGGCGATTCGTGCCGCTCGTTCCGACGGTGACGCCTCCGACGACTCCCTGAGCCGGATCGCGCGCGCCTATCTCGACTTCGCCCGCGATAACCCGGCGGTTTATGACGCGATGTTCACCCGCGCGACCGGGTTGCGGTTTGCCGCCCAAGACACACCGCCCGAGCTGACGGCGGCCTTCGGCGAGCTACACCAGGCGGTCCGCCTTGTCGCGGACGGGCGGGATGCGGACACGCTCACCGAAGTGTTCTGGGCCGCGCTACACGGCCTGGTGACCCTCAGCCGGACCGGTCGACTGCGGCCTGGATATGACTCGGAGCGTCTCGAACTGCTCGTCAAACAGATCACGGGCGGACGGAGAGCGACACGCGCGGCCAAGCGCTAG
- a CDS encoding DUF1772 domain-containing protein has translation MDVNVITRAAALIAVLGTAVVYGTDVFCAMVLRPALALVDDRALVAVAGGMHRYGDRRMPLPGVLGVVATAASAALATVAAHWAQAIASGAALILLLAWIGLYARVSAPINRQLTAAANAGCALPNGRALQAKWDSVINARAMLQGLAVAALCVALMV, from the coding sequence ATGGACGTAAACGTCATCACCCGCGCCGCCGCACTGATCGCGGTGCTGGGAACCGCGGTGGTCTATGGCACCGATGTGTTCTGCGCGATGGTGCTGAGGCCGGCTTTGGCGCTGGTCGACGACCGTGCCCTGGTCGCGGTCGCGGGAGGCATGCATCGCTACGGAGACCGGCGCATGCCACTGCCTGGGGTACTGGGAGTCGTCGCCACCGCAGCAAGCGCGGCGCTGGCCACGGTGGCCGCACATTGGGCGCAGGCCATCGCCTCGGGCGCCGCGTTGATCCTGCTGTTGGCCTGGATCGGCCTCTATGCACGCGTGAGCGCGCCGATCAATCGACAGTTGACAGCCGCCGCCAACGCCGGGTGTGCGCTGCCGAATGGGCGTGCGCTGCAGGCAAAGTGGGACTCGGTCATCAACGCGCGTGCGATGCTGCAAGGTTTGGCGGTGGCCGCCCTGTGTGTCGCGCTGATGGTCTGA
- a CDS encoding NIPSNAP family protein: MFQFRIYTLRSPEALRRYATVHWARHLPTFETFGVTTIGVWTDPSGGLNRLVALIRYPPGADPEDVTRRVMESPEFAADMAGFDVGQIVEVQSILLDPTSFSPIR, translated from the coding sequence ATGTTTCAGTTCAGGATCTACACCCTGCGATCACCAGAAGCGTTGCGCCGATACGCGACGGTTCACTGGGCCCGTCATCTGCCGACCTTCGAGACATTCGGGGTCACCACCATCGGGGTGTGGACCGATCCGAGCGGTGGGTTGAACCGCCTCGTCGCGCTGATCCGTTACCCACCGGGCGCGGACCCCGAAGACGTCACCCGGCGCGTCATGGAAAGCCCCGAATTCGCCGCCGACATGGCCGGCTTCGACGTCGGCCAGATCGTCGAAGTCCAGTCGATACTGCTTGACCCTACATCGTTTTCACCGATTCGCTAA